The Chlorocebus sabaeus isolate Y175 unplaced genomic scaffold, mChlSab1.0.hap1 unalloc_scaffold_293, whole genome shotgun sequence region tcACCGGGGGGtgtaaccaccctgccccctgtatGTTGTTCCTGATATGCAGTGGggtggaggctgatagtactcccaatatcccagaaggtgcacacacacctgtgatatagttcctaatattcagcgagaaagaggctgattttactttcgatatcgcagtgggtttacaccgcccccaaccccggggtatctttcctaatatccaggcgggaagaggatgacatggctgacaatatcgaagggggtggacacctctactgtgatatggttcctgataTCCGGGGGGTGAatggatgatatgactcccaataacgtaagaaccgtacagccaccctgggattttgttcTTAATAACCACAGCGGAGAGATGATATTACTACCaacattgcaaggggtgtacccccctcctgtgatactgtttcttatatccaggaaagaagatggtattactaccaatattgaagaGCTATACAACCCctatgggatattgttctaaagatacaggttgaaagaggatgagactccatccaatataacaaggggtgtacacacctcctgtgatgtgaatcgtaaaacctaggagagaatgacattgcttccaaaaacacacggggtgtacacccaccctgtgacttcgttcctgtcatctaaaggaagagatgatgatactagtCCCACTACcggagaaggtacacacccctctgggatattgttcctcataacttgtgggggagagcatgatattatttccagtacgacagtggcttgacacccagtctgtgatattggttcTGCACACCAAATCTGTGCCCCTCATTTCCCATGCATTCTCTCCACACTTTTGGAACCTCGGGGGaggctttgtctttggttacagatgaagagacgaagggtctgagaggttaagcaagtttgttactggaaagcagttccgatccagaccccaagagaggtttcttggatctcacgTAAGAAAGAATTCCgggcgagtccataaagtgaaagcaagtttattaggaaagaaaaggaatagaagaatggctactctggccaggcgcagtggctcactcctgtaatcctataactttgggatgccgaggcagatggatcacctgaggtgagaagttcgagaccagcctgttccaacatggcaaaaccctgtcgccactaaaatacaaaacattaactgggcgtggtggcaggtgcctgtaatcccagctactaggaaggctgaggcaggagaatcacttgaacccaggaggtggaggttgtagtgagccaagatcacgccactgcattccagttcagccaatagagcgggactccatctcaaaaaaaaaaataaaaaaataaaaagaaagaaagaaagaaaaaaagaatggctgctccataggcagagtggccccaaaggctgctggttgccctttttcatggttatttcttgatcatacgctaaacaagggttggactattcatgagtgttccaggaaaggggtgggcaattcgcAGAACTGAGAATTTCTGCCCTCCCTTCTGAGACCACGTAGGGTAACCTCCAGATgctgccatggcatctgtaaactgtcgcagcgctggtgggagtgtcttgtagcagctaatgcattataattagcatataatgagccgtGAGGagaaccagaggtcactctcgtggccatcttgggtTTGGTGAGCTTTGGCGGACTTTACTGCAACgtgctttatcagcaaggtctttatgacctgtatcttgtgccgacctcctatctcatcctgtgactaagaatacctagcctcctgggaatgcgacccagcaggtctcagcctccctttacccagcccccattcaagatggagtcgctctggttcacgtgcctctgacaagttggcctgggttgagtgttccctagtgtgtggtggttggagctgttcctaggagTAAGAGGTATTGCCAGTAGGAAACAGGTCTCTGTTAGCCCGGGGGCTGGCACTCTGCACCAGTATGTCGGCCTCATTTTAGTGGtgacaaaactggggctcagagacatcaactccctcatcccgacccccagactgtcagtggtgggctggggtttgaatgtggggcttgaagacccatcatctcctctggtcccccagtctcttctgcccaagaggaacaggatcccaggatccaggcccctcatggcacgagccagggtgggtggagatggggaggcagagttccAAAGCCCCCCGGACTCTGAGGCAGGTCAGGGACCAAGAGCAACCCGGACCTACGGGCCCCACCCCGAGAAGAATGGCTGCAGGCCCGGCCCAGCGGGCAGGaggtctgtgtcctcactcaacgtGACGGCGCTTCCGGCTGCTCCAGCCAGGCCGTGCTGTCTTCAAGTTTCCAATCATGCGGCCTCCTCTCCAATTCCCAAACCCAACCCACAGAGACAGCGATCTGGGGTCTTCGTGAGGTTTGTCAGCAGCTCTGACCCGCTGCTggttctggaaagctctctgctgccccctgctggggaggctcagggtagggctctggctgcaagcatggggtcccagaacctcctggctctgtcacctctgctgggtggaaaaccaacccaggATTGAACCAGCAGATGGGTGCCTGATTCCTTATTATCAGAGCTCCGCCTAATGGCAAGTctctctccgggcctcagtttccccttccattAAACGAGGGGCTTGGGGGATACCAAGGAGGGGTAACTGCTTAGTGAGGATGggaggtttcttctggggagatgaatacattttgaaactagatGGCGTGAGTGGTTGCACAGGACTGTGAATGCACAAATGCCACCACATTATTCGCGTTGAAATAGTTGCATGCGATGTGAAAGTCAcctcatttaaagtgtttaaaagaggGGCCTGGGAGAGTGCAGTGTACGTGAGAATCAAGTGAGACACCCATAgtctctgaacctctgttttcttgtgtaaactggcaaagagaccgtgtgaactgtgttccctggggccaagagattccaagaaggaaaacctgGGATTCCTGGCTCTGGGATGAGGGCTGGGGGCCAGAAGGGGAGGGGCATGTGAGGATGGCTGGGGTCAGCCCAGATAAGGCTTTCAATACTGGGTAGCAGCGTCTACACAGGCGGAAATCCCTGCATCTCACTTCCCGCAGGGCTGACCAGTGGCCAGAGGTAGGACTGGCCAGGCTCGGCCCAACCAAGTCTGGGAGCAGAGGACACTAAGTGAGGGATCCCCGTCGCCACCCTCACTGGCCTGTGGCTCTCCTGACACCACAAGAGAGCTCCAGGAGCTGACCTTGGGTCCTAATGGGGGACACCTTCCTGGctgcaggctggcagggtggtgtggtggtcaGTGTACTGGGCTCTTCGTTTCCGcccctacctgctgtgtgacggtgggccagacacctaacctctctgtgcctctatttcttcaaTGGAGCCCCCACATTTGGGCACAGTGGCctgaaggttaaaggcaagaGCAGCACGAGACCTGCAGTAAAAGCTCTGAGCAGGGAGAACAGGGACCTGCCCAGGGAGttccaccaccatctcccctctGGCCGCCGAGGAAACCGAGGTTCATGGTGACCTGGCCCAGGTCTGTTGGACTCAGGGtccttctcatccccaagatcagagggctgccaccagggaaggagctggcccctagacccagcccaggaagcacacagggaaggatgccctggggacttcggtatgttattgcaaaaaaaaaatttattgctatATGAACCCTGCTTTCATTCCTCCATTTCCCAGAAAATGAGCCACgggagacaccaggagaggcaggagaccaTCCTCCTTGCACAATACCCACTCCCTTGGATGCTGTCCTCAGCGAGGGTGGCTGGGGTCAACCAAGGGGCCCACCCGCAGGGTGGCAGAGGAGGTAGGTTGACCCTGTGGACGTTGAGCTCGGTGGCAAAGGTCCTGGCCCTCTGGTAGAAGAAGAGCGACTTCTCgctgtccaggaggaagttgtgggagatggtggccagccgcgtgtagatcttcagctgtgccttcttgttgcccaggtccacGGCGGCTGCCAGTGCCAGCTGGTAGTACCTGGCTGCATCAAACGGGTTCTGAAGGAGACAGGCCATGCTCAGCAAAAGGGGGACTCGGAGCCCATCTTCCCAGAGGCCATTCCTGTCTCCAGGTCATTCCACATGTCCAGCCAATGCTGGCTCACCCCATGAACCCCGAAGCCTGTGAcactgctgtggtctcagctgcaggaggtggggacgaCCCTGATACCCCTGGAAGACTTCCTGACTGTCCCTACGCCCCACTcaccccaagcctcctgccccagtgccaccctctctgcaggcagtggctgctttccccatgggctgaggtcagggcagatcctgcctgctctgagagttccatgcaggacccgtggctccaagccacagcaggggcacagtgttgagtgacccaggctcccctctggcccctgtCCATGCTGACCATTTCCAGGCCCTCCACGGGCCAGGCCAGGTAGAAAACCATCTCTAAGGTGTCCTCTTTGGCAATGTTCCCTGAAATATTGACAGAATGTGACTCCCCAGATATCCACTCCCATTGTCAATGCATCTTTGGCTCAAACTCACCATCGCTGGGATGGGATGCCATCTCCCAGACCTCCTCCttgaccctcccatcccccacccggcttctccccaggctcctcctccacatGGGGGTCACCTAAGGGACCTCTCTGagacccatgcctggcctgtccctcttTACCATCTCAAGATGGCTCCCAATGACAAAGTCCAAGATGCAGCAGTCCATTCCCTCACTGTCCCACCCCACACACGGAGCAGGGGCGTGAGAAGGCCCCAAGTCACCGCCACTGCTCATCCAATGCACCCGGCCCAGCCGAACACtggactctgtgctgggtgcGTGGCTGAGCCTAATGTCCTTGCTCCCAGTCTGAGGGCCTCGGGATTGAACACTGACCACACAGGGTGGCCCGGGCTGTggcagagggaagcccaggaggtcccagactcagccaggggtgaaaggcaaaggcttcctgaaggggtggggacttcccaactaaacaggaaggagccagccaaaGCATATGTCTCTACATGTGCCTGTGCGTacgtgtccctgtgtgtgtgcctgtgcgcaTTTTCATCTGCCTGTAGTGTGTACAGCAGCTACTGAGTGGCAGGCTGAGCCAGGACACACCTAATCCACCCTATTCCAGGGCTCACTCTCATGTGTAGACTAAAGGGGACACCATTTTAGAGGCAGTTGGCAAAGATGCCCATTTACCCCTGCTTCTCTGCCAACCTTCCAGGTCCCATCCAGCCCGgctttttctcccactcctctgggccctgggtccagagcctcctatacaaggaggagggtgtagccttggaaagacagccgcccttggggaattccaagggggcctccctgtgggaagctGGCCTGCGCTGACAGCATAGTCACGATGAGGcccagagggctgtgcatgggaaggaggtgaaggaggccaCTGTCCCCCGACCCCAACCATGGACTTTGGCCTCTCAGGTACTACTTGgcgctttcctttctcctggacaggcggagtgggcggcaggcttgaccaagagagagaaaggcctCTTCTGGGAGGCCCGTCCCCCTGGGTCCCAGGCAAGCCCCTGAGCAGTGAGCAGCGTCCCCCTAGGCCTGACACCTGGCACCTCCAtgtctggctgggacttgggaggccacagggaccaCATCTGACCACCAGGTGTCGCCAGCACTGGGCTGAGGCATATCGGGCCGCTGTAGGCCTGCAGTGGGGGATACAGGGCAGGGTCTTAGGGCTGCCCCGCTCCTCAAGTTGTTCTAAGGCCTCCAAGATCTCGGCCCCTGGACTGGAGTGCCCGGGCCCCTCAGCCCATAACGAGTACTGACGCGGTGCCGGTGTGATGCTAAGGAAGGGCGGTGCCTGCTGGGCAGAGGGGTAGAGACACCCCAGGTCTGAGTCTGCCAGTCCCAGCTCTCCAGCCCTGCAAGGCTGGGGCAGACAGAGCACAGCACGTCCCCTCCAGACACACCCGACCCGGCAAGGCCtcagcctggctggctggggccccgccccactgcacctgccctgagctggggtttccctgtttgtgaacccaatggtaagatactggtcccaccccacccttcctgggtgatgtgaagattcaaggtgtctcgggactccaggaaggagttgctccgtgcaggctggcaccctgcgcaggcttcctagaggaggtgccAGGATTTGGGTTGGATCTTGCAACGTGGATTCAATGTGAGGATGATGCTGTCCTCCGAAATGTCCTTCTCCCGAccctattttctttgttaaatgcaccttgacacttgactgtcaagactcagctttgatgtcacctcctccaggagggcctCCCTGACTACAATCCTCCTTCTTAACCCAGAGGCCACCATTGCCcactcatgtgtcagcctccctggctgagactgagttcctgagggtggggcctggccatctTGGGAGCTGAATTGTATCTGCTAACCTTGCTGGCTCCTCCAGCCGGGCATAGAGCTCCAGGGCGGCCACTGGGCCATTTCTAAggaaggctggaacccaggcctcgGGGCTGGGTGGAGATCCCACTCCAAGGGGACTGGGAACAccccgagccctgcccctccctcccaccttcaggTCGTAGAAGATGATGTCACGGAGCATCAGGTACACCTTCACGTAGTAGAGGTTCTCCTCGTCGAACCCCAGTGGCAAGTTGCAGAGCTGCAGGGTCTTGAGGTAGAAGTGCTCCGCCAGCTTGTCATGGCCCAGCCGGTGGTGCAGGGTGGCCAGCCGGTGGTAGGCCACGCGCTCATTCAGCCGGTCCCCTGGGGTGCAGGCcaaaggggcaggtgtgaggacgtggctccctggggcaggcagggcacaggcccctcaggagcaggTATACAGACCCCAGGCAGCACTCGTGGCTTGcctccaggcacctgtggtcacctGGGCAGCTCTGGCCATTCCCTTCTGGGTTCCCAGACTCACTTTCCCGTCTGGAAAGCAGAATTAATAAGGCCTGCCCCTGTCTACTGTGAGGCTTTGGCAAAGTCGGACCTGgatggcccagctctgtgtctacacatagccacctgcctttgctcactggtTTTAACCAGGGGAGCCCATGCAGTTCAGGTGCTCCTGGGtaccccagctccaggcaacccacagaTGTGACATCTGACTCCTCCTGGGTGTGTCACGATCAGATCCCCCTACCTTGGGAAGTCagctgcacacctactgtgtactggtCCACAGGACACAAGGCACTGGCACATGTGGCCTGCCTAGGGTTCCCTGTCTCTGGAGGGGGACAGACgaccctggcacagcaccaggggATGCCCGGCCTTAAGGGGCAGACTGCTGGAAGGGGAACTGGGATTTTATCAGCCAGAGAGCCGTGTGGTTGATGACGGTGGGAAAGGCACAAGACAAAGGGAAtgtgccactcagcctggcacatacagggaccaacgagatgcctggcatgtctggaaggcagagggcacactgggcggcccttgtggtcagcagcgggaacaggcagaggaagcagaaatCAGGCAGGCAGGGAGCTCTGCACTGCGTGAGAGACCTCGGGCTGTGCCCCACAGCCGGACGGGGAAGCCAGTTgggcagatctgcctgcctggacaggagaccaggaaaatgcagcagctgtttcagctcctggcctgcagacccagaggctgggctctggcaaaGTGTGGGTCCTGGCAGGGTGGGGGCTCAGGGGACGTACCCAGAGTGATGCTGAGTGCTAGGACCATGTGGGCAACCTCCAAGCTCTCCTGTGGCTTCTCCATTGTGACCAGGAGTGCCACCAGCTTGCTGCACAGCTGTAGCTGCGGCTCCACCCTGCGGTTGTCCGTAGTCACtgccaggggcagggcctggtcctaccacacaggcaggtggggtcaggTTTCCCACAGCACCCACCTTGCGCAGCGTCCTCGTCAGAGCTCAAACATGTGCTTGGAGCTTCCCACACCCCAGCTACTCCTGCACCTCGACACAGCTCTGTGCTGTGGGATAACACATAGTTCAGACACCCAAGTTGGGGGCTGAAGAGTCACCTGAGGCCCATCCAGCTACTCCCGACAGCCTCAaaccagcctctcccacctgagCACTGGGGGTCTGACTGGGGGGAGCCAACACTCCTCTCTGCTCTAGAAACACCACACTgatctgtgcccagggctgagccacactgtgagctcagaggaaaggagaagtcgTCCCACTTCGGGGTacatgcagacctgggcctcccactgatatgctgtgtgtcctttgacatgtccctgtgcctctctgagcctcagtttcctcatctggaagatggggacAGGACTTCCCACTCATGGTTGCTTGAGGTCATCAGGTACAAGGGTAGAGCAATTGTCACGTCCAGGCTCCGAGCGTTTTTCCCGGGCAGCGGCATGGTCATATGCCTCAGACCACCAGGTGCCccactgaggcccacccacatcagcccacaggccagctcacTCGGTAGAAGGGCatgccttcctcctgctcccagggccCATTGAAGAAGATGTCTCCAACTGCCTCcaacagctccagccccaggttggGGTCGCCTGTGTGCACGTCCACATTCTGTGCcacctgaaaggagacagaagttcgCTCCAGACCCACACCTAGCAACGTGGCTACGCGCACCTTTGCCAGCCTCTTTTCTCCCACACACTACAGGTACACCTgagcatttttcagaccctgtgcatggaggctgcccccaccactggcatgaggacaatgaactgatgcgcctgagtgccaggaggtgactgagcagctgcag contains the following coding sequences:
- the LOC140711209 gene encoding SH3 domain and tetratricopeptide repeat-containing protein 1-like; translation: NFCLLSGGTECGRAHRRPQPGAGAVGGSWRHLLQWALGAGGRHALLPRDRLNERVAYHRLATLHHRLGHDKLAEHFYLKTLQLCNLPLGFDEENLYYVKVYLMLRDIIFYDLKNPFDAARYYQLALAAAVDLGNKKAQLKIYTRLATISHNFLLDSEKSLFFYQRARTFATELNVHRVNLPPLPPCGWAPWLTPATLAEDSIQGSGYCARRMVSCLSWCLPWLIFWEMEE